Part of the Helicobacter bilis genome is shown below.
CATTACGATACATGGATTTTCAGCGATTGAGATTAACTATATCGCAAAAATCTCAAAGCTAACAATACATGAAGTTTTAGTGCGTTTGCAAAAGGCTGGACTCTCTTCAATCCCGGGTGCTGGGGCAGAAATCCTTAGTGATTCTGTGCGTGATATTATCGCTCCTAAAAAACTTAGTGCTGATGAGTGGATTATGGTGCATAGAGAAGCACATAAAATTGATATGAAAACTACTGCTACAATGATGTTTGGGAGTATAGAAAGAGATGAAGATATTATAGAGCATTGGCGTAGAGTAAGGGATTTGCAAGATGAGTTTGGTGGCTTTAGAGCGTTTATCTTATGGAGTTTTCAACCTTTAAATACGCCGCTTAGCGCTGAGTTTCCGCATTTACAAAAGGCGAGTTCAAATAGGTATTTGCGACTTTTAGCATGCAGTAGGTTATATCTTGATAATATTGCAAATATCCAAAGTAGTTGGGTAACGCAAGGTAGCCATATAGGGCAGTTAGCCCTTTTATTTGGTGCAAATGATCTGGGTAGCACTATGATGGAAGAAAATGTCGTCTCATCAGCTGGGGCATGCTACTCTATGAGTAAAAATGAGATGATTAAGCTTATACAAGATATTGGCGAAATCCCTGCTAAACGAAACACAGCGTATGAAATGCTTGAGGTTTATTGAGTAATTGATTCTGAGATGTTTGATAGGCATTAGAATCTAAATTTCGTTTATTTTTCACATATATCATACCAGTAATCACCGCCAGTTATATTTTGATTTATTTCATTAGCCAATCTTGTAAGATGTGCATTTGTAAAGGCTTTGCCATTAGCACATTTTCCACTGATTAGTTTGCTATTTTGTGCGTTTGCTTGCCAGATTAGCCTGTTTCCTTTATAATAAACTTTTACAATGCCATTGATTTTACTATTTGTGTATGGCATTTTCGAAAATATATCTCCGCTTCGACAATAGTGTTTGTCAACGCCATCCTTTTTTTCATTTTCTCTCCTTGCTACCACCTAAAATATATTGTATTGGCTTACCTTTTGCCCTATTCATTAAAAACCCAATCCACTCATTATTGTTATTATATAGCGTTTTTAGTGGTAGATATATATGTTGCTTGGAATATTCATCAAGCTTTACTTCTTCAAACTTTTTTAGTTTTTGTTGTGTGTATTTTGGGACTTTTAATTGATCTTTGTTGTGTTCATCTGTTTTATAAATCTTTGCTAAATAGTTAGAATCTGTTTCATATACAATGCCTTCCCCACCTTTTGCTAATTCTTTTGTAAGCTTTATGGCGACCGGTTTGTTCTTGTCTTTATAATGTATTGTTTCATTAAGTGCCGGAATGTTCCCCTTTATTTTTATTTTGTCTGTATTTAGTTTTTTTGTTTGTGTTCTATGTGTTTGCGATTTAGTTTTGCCTTTATTAAAGAAACTAAAATCCTTTTTGCCGAAAAATACCGCCGTCTTTTTACGCCTTAATACTTGATTACCCGTTATAATATCGCCAACTATGACTAAAATCTTTTTGTTTTTATTTGCAAGTATGGCTTCATTTATAGTATTATATTCTTGACTAACTACAATGTATTTTTGTATTCCAAAATATTTTTTGTAGATTCTAGGATCTCCTTGTAATTTTTCAAATATGCTATATGGTAAATAAATTCTCTTTTTGAGTTTTTTCAAAATTGGTTCTAAAACCAAATCATACTCATTATCAAAGGATATTTTGGCAAGTGAATATCCATCAATAAGCAATAAATCATGCTGAATAAAAAGTGATTCTAAGTCGAGTTTCTGAGACATGATGTAAGATATTATGAGAAAACTCAAGTTAAATTCGGCCCTTGGATTGCACCACAAACACATTAACAAACCAAATGTCTCGACTTAGAACTTGAAATGTAAAATATAAAGTCAAATGTATTGCAAATGCTCACATTGGTCAAACAGTTATCAATAAAATCCACCCTTTATATAATAAAAAATCAAAATTACAATATGTAGTTTAACTTTTTGTGTTAGCATTTTGCTTTACAAAAATTCAAAATTACAAGGTGAGTTTATGAAAAAATCATTTCTTTTCACTTCAGAATCTGTAACTGAAGGACATCCAGACAAAATGGCAGACCAAATCAGTGATGCGGTGCTTGACTACATCATTGAGCGGGATAAAAATGCGCGTGTAGCGTGTGAGACGCTTGTAAGCAATGGCTTTTGTGTCATCGCAGGCGAGCTAAAGACAAGCGTATATGCCCCTATGCAAGAAATCGCTAGAAAAGTCGTGCAAGAAATCGGCTACACAGACGCGCTTTATGGCTTTGACTACCGCAGCGCAGCAGTGCTAAATGGCATTGGTGAGCAAAGCCCAGATATTAATCAAGGCGTAGATAGAGCCGATGGCGAGATAGGTGCGGGCGATCAAGGGCTTATGTTTGGCTATGCCTGCCGTGAGACGCCTTCTCTTATGCCCCTACCCATTTGGCTCTCTCACCGCATTACAGAGGGCTTAGCAGTAAAACGCAAAGATGGCACGCTACCTTTTTTACGCCCAGATGGCAAGTCTCAAGTTACTGTGCGTTATGAAGATGGCAAACCTGTAAGTATTGATACAATCGTTATCTCAACGCAGCACAGCCCAGAGACACAGCAAAGCCATTTGAAAGATTCAGTCATTGAAGAAATCGTGCAAAAGGTAATCCCACAAGAGTATTTAAACGATAATATCCGCTATTTTGTCAATCCCACAGGCAAATTTGTCATCGGCGGACCACAAGGCGATGCAGGGCTAACCGGACGAAAAATCATCGTGGATACTTATGGCGGGAGCTGTCCGCACGGAGGTGGGGCATTTAGCGGGAAAGACCCTAGCAAAGTAGATAGAAGTGCGGCGTATGCAGCACGATATGTGGCGAAAAATCTTGTCGCAAGTGGCGTGTGTGATAAAGCGGTGGTGCAGGTAGCCTATGCGATTGGCGTGGTAGAGCCTGTATCAATCCTTGTAGATACGCAAGGCACAGGCAAGGTGGAAGATTCTGTGCTGACAGAATGCGTGAAAAAGGTCTTTAGACTTACACCTAAGGGCATTATAGAATCTTTAGATTTGCTACGCCCCATCTATCGCAAAACTGCGGCGTATGGACACTTTGGACGAGAGTTGCCGGAATTTTCTTGGGAGAAAACGGATAAAGTTGAAGAAATTAGAGAGTTTTGTGGAATGAAGTAGAAAGCAGTTTAGAATCTTGTTGCTTTTACTAAGTTTATTCAAATGTAGTATTTTGAGAAACATTATTACAAACAAAAAGCTAAAATTTATTAGTTTTTATGGAATCTAGTTTGTATAGCAAATGCCAATTAACTAGATTCTATATTTGCAAAGATTTGTGGTGTGTAATTTATAGAATCTATACTCTAGCGTTTTGTATTTTGTAAAATTATCATTATGTTTATGTATATCTAAATCATTAAATAAGGCTTTATTGCTATATATAACAAAGTCTTTTAAATCTTTTTCAAGTATTGCTTTATGGTGTTTTGTTTTAGGTAATTTAAATATTATCTTATATTTAATCCTATCACATACACTATACTCTATGTAATCATAAGCTATGCAATAATCAAATACACGCTTTAACGCCCTGTATAGTTGGTAACATATATTTAATTTTTTTCTTACTTGATAGCTTTGCAAAAACTCTAAAATATCATTTTTAGTAATATCTTGTATTAGCTTATTACCAAACACTTTTAAAAGCGGCTTTGATTGGTGTATATATTGCTTTTTTGTAGTTTCTCTTATGCTTTGTTTTTCTATCCATTCATTAAATACATGCTTAAAAGTAAGCTTTGCATTTTTATCTTTATCTTGCATGTATTGCAAGTAGTCTTTAAGGCTTAATCCTTTTTCTTTAAATTCTAAGCTTTGCAATATAGAATTATATTCTGTTGTTATATCCCTTGCTTTATCAAGGCTTATATGTGGATATTGTCCTATTGTAAGCTTATATATTCTATTGCTAGATTTATATTTAAATATAAAAGCCTTAGATATGCCCTGCTTGTTTTGTCTTAAGTAAAGATATAAACCCTTGCAAGTGCTATCACTTACTAATAAATCTTTACTTGTATTATTTGCATTACTTGCTTTGTTATTAGCATTAGCTTTATTACTTGCTTTGTTAATGCTATTTTCAAAGATTGTTATAACCCTTTTTATATCATGTAGTGTTGTATATTGCATGTTTATCATTCCTTATAAAATAGTGTTTGTTATCTACTTTATAAAGTATGTTTAGTAGTGTTTGCATGTAAGGTTATTATGTTTTGCAAGTGTATTAATGTTTTTGCATTGCATACTAAGAGCCGAGCATAACAAGCTTATAACCTCATCATGTAATATATTTGCTTAATGTTGAGGTTAGCAAAGCATAACACATAACATAAAAAGTAACATATAAAGCAAGTATTGCATACATATATACTTTAAATGCTTTATATGTTTTAAATTATGTTATAATCCTTACATGCTTAACGCATATAAACTACACTTAAGCATATAATGTAACTTTTTGCATTTACGCATTATATGCCCCTTTAAAGCTTACAAATCCCTTTTATTTCAAATCTTACAAAGTATCAAATATAAATTACATAACACATTTAATAATCTTGTATTGCTTAATGCTTATGCTTTGTTTTGCATTGCAATTACTTTATAAGCCTTTGCATGTATATTAATGCCTTGCTTAGTATGTGTAACTAATTGCTTTATATTGTTTTGCTTAGTTTGCATTGTATGCCACACATAAAAGTATATGTAAGCCTTTGCATGTGTTAAGCATTAATATTGCATACTAGCATATACATTACACACATAATAACATTAATGCTTATGCGTGTTTTCACAAATACAAATAAAGCTTTTACAAATTACAAAGTATATAAAACACTTGATACAAAATAATTTTTAAAGCGTTACAAATTAATTAATACTTTGATACAAATTAAAATTACACAAGCAAATAATGCTTTAATTTTTGCATTCTTTACTTAATGGATTTTATAAGCTTTTATTGTGTAGTTTTATATGCTTTATTAGCACATAAAACATACTTTAATATGTAGTAATGTTTTTGTGTATCCTTTTGTGTATCCTTTTTTAGAATACATTCAAAAATACACATAAGATACAAACAAAAAAACATCGAGTGGAAGTAAAAAAAAGGAATTATAACATATAAGCATATTATAAAACACTTATGCAAAAAACCCTTTATATAAGGCTTTTATGTGTTTGTGTGTTTTTGAGTTAGTGATTAAGTGTTTTTTTGAGTTGCTAAGTGAATATAAAAACATATATTTTATTTTAAGTTTATTTTATAGAGAAATAATGTAAAATTTGACAGAATATTTCGGCAAAAGTGGGGTTTTATGCGTTTTGTATTCTTTGTGATGGCTACATTTTCTGTGTGTTTTGCAAATATACTAGATTCCATACGCACAGAACACCCAAAGAATTTCAGCAAAGAGACTTGGGAAGTCCATACGCAACAATGCCTTAATAAAAATGCAGAATCATGTAAAATCGTCATTGAAATCGGCTTAAAAACCCTAGATGAATGCAAAGCAAAAAATGAATGTAGCGTGATAGGCGAAATATTTTTATATGCAGATTCTATAAAACGAGCAATGTCTTATTTTGAAAAAGCATGTGATAAAAAAGATATGAATGGTTGCTACTTTATCGGCTTATATAAAGCACAGAATAATAATTTTGTAGAGGCAATGCCATATTTTGAAAAAGCATGTGATAAAAAACACGCCCCATCATGTTTTATGAATGCCAACTTTTATGAGCATGGCAAAGGTGTAAGACAAGACTATGAAAAAGCCGCTACACTCTATAAAAAATCATGTAAATTAAAGTATCCTAATGCCTGTTTCACACTTGGCAACTTACATGAAGCAGGAAAAGCCTTAGCACATAATCTATCGCTTGCAAAAGAGTTTTATGGCAAGGCATGCGATATGGGTATGCAAAAAGGTTGTGATTCCTACAAAGAGCTCAATCAATCTGGAATCCCCTCACTTTATCAGGATAAAAATGTGTTTGATTAAGAACCATTGAGTAACAATGTGATGTGATGGATTGTAAAATACTGAATCCGTATTTCATTTTTTGATTTCTGATTTGTTTAAATTAATGCGTAATCTAGCCTCATAGATTTTTATAACCCTCCCCCATAATATTGATAAATGATGTTTAATTGCTCTTTGTTGCAGAGTCTTGCTAAACTAGGCTTTACTAAGATTATATTCATATAAAAGCAAACTAGTTTTATAGTATTTTTGCTAAATGCTCTTGTAGTTGTAAGATTTTGTTTTTATTGGCAAAAAAGCTATTTGTGTTTGCGATTAGATAGGCGCTTGATTCCATGATGACTTCATCTATTTGTAGATTATTTTGCTTCATGGTGCTGCCTGTTTCCACTATATCTACGATTCCATCTGCAAGATTGACTAATGGGGCAAGCTCTATCGAGCCATAAAGTTTTATAACATCAACGGCGATAGCACGGGCAGAAAAGAAGTTTTGGGTAATGTTTGTCATTTTTGTAGCGATTTTTATGCGGGGTTTGAGATAGTTTATAGGTTTGCCACATTCACTCCCAAGTACGACTTTGCATTTACCGATTTGAAGATTTAATAGCCTTGCGACATCAATATCTTTGTGTTCTTCAAGCACATCAAGCCCTACGACGCCTAAGTCTGCTGCTCCATAATGCACATAGGTTGGCACATCTTGATTTCTCACAAGTAAAAATGTGAAATTCTCATCTTTTAAAACGAGTTTTCTGTCATCAAATTGTATTTTTTTATTGAGAATCTTTGCAAAAAGCGATAAGGTCTCATCTGCTATTCTTCCCTTTGGAAGTGCGATCGTAAGCATATATGTCCTTTTAAATTATATTATTTTCTTTTAGGGCTTGTTGCATACCTTTGAAAATCAAGGTATTATCAAATATGCTGTTTTCAAAATATTTAGCAAAAAATTTACCATCACCACCTGTAAAATACATTTTTTTGGTTTGTGTAGTATGCTTTAGCATGAGTATGATGCTTTTTAAGATTCCAAAGCTTATTGCCTCTTTTGTGCTGCGTGGTGGTGCGTATAGATTCACACTTAAATCAAGTGGGACATGTAGGGCAGGGGATATACACTGATAGAGATGCTGATATGAGCTTATGCCGGGCAGAATGTAGCCACCTACATGCTGATTATCCTCCATAATATCAATAGTGATAGCACTTCCTGCATCAACGATTACCCCATTGCTAATGGCTTTACATGCTGCTTTTCTATCAATCCCTAAGCCTTGATATACGCCTTGTAGCTGTATGAATTTTTCAAGATTAATGCAAGTTTTATGAGAATCTAATAGCTTTTTTTCAAAGTTTGGATTTACGCTAATGTAGTAGATTGGAATATGAGGCTTTTTTAGAGAAATATTATTTGGATTCTCTCGCCAGATTCTACCTGCATAATAAAAATGCAAAAAAGAATTGCCTATATCACATAAAACAATGCTTGCCATTACAAACCTCCTTTCCTTACAGCTCTTTTAAATAAGATTTATTTCTTATTTTCATTCATGATTTTATTTAGCGTTTTATTAAAATCTAGAATTTTATTATTGATATATAAAATATTTTGTGTGTAAAACATTGTAACGCGTTTGCTAAACCATCTATTCATGCCAAATTTTAGCTTAAAGACTTCATAGCTAAAATCTTTGAGTGATAAATCAATTAGGTATCCACCGCTATTATCAAAGGTGTATAAATGATTATCTTTGATAATAATCCCATTGAGATTTGCATAGGGCAGTTTTACGCTTTGAAGTGTGGCTAGGGTTTTATCAAACTGATAGATTGTGCCATTGAGACTTAGGGCATAGATATGTATCCCATCAAAGTAAATATCGCGGATTTCTAGCTCTTTGCCATAAGATTCCCCGCGAATAAGTGTATAAATGCGTTTATGTGTAGCACTTACTAGCTCATCTTGCTTTACTTTGAGATAGATAATGTTGTTTAGAAATTTTTCTGTATTTACAATGATATTTTTTACACTTTTGCCTTGTGCTATATCGATTGTATTTAGTCTGCCATCAAGTGTTGGGAAAACAATCAGTGTATCAAGGATAACAGGATTTGCATGCTTTGATGAAATGGCATAGATTGATTCCTCTTTTGTTTGGAAATTAAAGGAATCTTTTGTAAGGTCATAGAGAAAAAGCGTATTGCTTGCAAGCACACCGGCGACTAGATTACCCTTTATGCTCGCACTTACAATACAGCCTTTTGTAGCGATAGCCTTTGTGTTTGGTCTATCAAGGCTTATCGTATTGTTGTCTTGTAATAGCGGGATAATGAGAAGCTCAGCACAGCCATTGCTTACAAGCCATTGTTTAGAGTCTGCATAAAGCAAGTTTTCATTCTCATTAAGCGTGATATTTGATAAGCCATTTTCTGTAATGACCGCGTTATTTTTTAGCTTAGCACTTGCTTGATTGCTACTTGCTAGGGGCTTTTCTAGTTTGCCATTAAACTCGATTTTACCTTGAATATG
Proteins encoded:
- a CDS encoding plasminogen-binding protein pgbB codes for the protein MYQAPTSYLIHISKTLHIFKHILDNLKPNFIKVSYCMIICLLLVFYSGCDSQKDFKPEHIQGKIEFNGKLEKPLASSNQASAKLKNNAVITENGLSNITLNENENLLYADSKQWLVSNGCAELLIIPLLQDNNTISLDRPNTKAIATKGCIVSASIKGNLVAGVLASNTLFLYDLTKDSFNFQTKEESIYAISSKHANPVILDTLIVFPTLDGRLNTIDIAQGKSVKNIIVNTEKFLNNIIYLKVKQDELVSATHKRIYTLIRGESYGKELEIRDIYFDGIHIYALSLNGTIYQFDKTLATLQSVKLPYANLNGIIIKDNHLYTFDNSGGYLIDLSLKDFSYEVFKLKFGMNRWFSKRVTMFYTQNILYINNKILDFNKTLNKIMNENKK
- the metK gene encoding methionine adenosyltransferase, coding for MKKSFLFTSESVTEGHPDKMADQISDAVLDYIIERDKNARVACETLVSNGFCVIAGELKTSVYAPMQEIARKVVQEIGYTDALYGFDYRSAAVLNGIGEQSPDINQGVDRADGEIGAGDQGLMFGYACRETPSLMPLPIWLSHRITEGLAVKRKDGTLPFLRPDGKSQVTVRYEDGKPVSIDTIVISTQHSPETQQSHLKDSVIEEIVQKVIPQEYLNDNIRYFVNPTGKFVIGGPQGDAGLTGRKIIVDTYGGSCPHGGGAFSGKDPSKVDRSAAYAARYVAKNLVASGVCDKAVVQVAYAIGVVEPVSILVDTQGTGKVEDSVLTECVKKVFRLTPKGIIESLDLLRPIYRKTAAYGHFGRELPEFSWEKTDKVEEIREFCGMK
- the hisG gene encoding ATP phosphoribosyltransferase; amino-acid sequence: MLTIALPKGRIADETLSLFAKILNKKIQFDDRKLVLKDENFTFLLVRNQDVPTYVHYGAADLGVVGLDVLEEHKDIDVARLLNLQIGKCKVVLGSECGKPINYLKPRIKIATKMTNITQNFFSARAIAVDVIKLYGSIELAPLVNLADGIVDIVETGSTMKQNNLQIDEVIMESSAYLIANTNSFFANKNKILQLQEHLAKIL
- a CDS encoding dehypoxanthine futalosine cyclase: MTNKRYTDSEILDLMQNASLKELGKMAYETKKALHPDNITSFIVDRNINYTNICWVDCKFCAFKRKLGQEGEYILSFDEIDSKIDELLAIGGTQILFQGGVHPKLKIDYYENLVKHIAEKYPSITIHGFSAIEINYIAKISKLTIHEVLVRLQKAGLSSIPGAGAEILSDSVRDIIAPKKLSADEWIMVHREAHKIDMKTTATMMFGSIERDEDIIEHWRRVRDLQDEFGGFRAFILWSFQPLNTPLSAEFPHLQKASSNRYLRLLACSRLYLDNIANIQSSWVTQGSHIGQLALLFGANDLGSTMMEENVVSSAGACYSMSKNEMIKLIQDIGEIPAKRNTAYEMLEVY
- a CDS encoding type III pantothenate kinase is translated as MASIVLCDIGNSFLHFYYAGRIWRENPNNISLKKPHIPIYYISVNPNFEKKLLDSHKTCINLEKFIQLQGVYQGLGIDRKAACKAISNGVIVDAGSAITIDIMEDNQHVGGYILPGISSYQHLYQCISPALHVPLDLSVNLYAPPRSTKEAISFGILKSIILMLKHTTQTKKMYFTGGDGKFFAKYFENSIFDNTLIFKGMQQALKENNII
- a CDS encoding tyrosine-type recombinase/integrase, encoding MQYTTLHDIKRVITIFENSINKASNKANANNKASNANNTSKDLLVSDSTCKGLYLYLRQNKQGISKAFIFKYKSSNRIYKLTIGQYPHISLDKARDITTEYNSILQSLEFKEKGLSLKDYLQYMQDKDKNAKLTFKHVFNEWIEKQSIRETTKKQYIHQSKPLLKVFGNKLIQDITKNDILEFLQSYQVRKKLNICYQLYRALKRVFDYCIAYDYIEYSVCDRIKYKIIFKLPKTKHHKAILEKDLKDFVIYSNKALFNDLDIHKHNDNFTKYKTLEYRFYKLHTTNLCKYRI
- a CDS encoding tetratricopeptide repeat protein, whose translation is MRFVFFVMATFSVCFANILDSIRTEHPKNFSKETWEVHTQQCLNKNAESCKIVIEIGLKTLDECKAKNECSVIGEIFLYADSIKRAMSYFEKACDKKDMNGCYFIGLYKAQNNNFVEAMPYFEKACDKKHAPSCFMNANFYEHGKGVRQDYEKAATLYKKSCKLKYPNACFTLGNLHEAGKALAHNLSLAKEFYGKACDMGMQKGCDSYKELNQSGIPSLYQDKNVFD